In Streptococcus gallolyticus subsp. gallolyticus DSM 16831, the sequence CGTCCAAACCGTCCAGAAGAGCTTTACACAGCCTTTGTGACAGCAGCGATTGAAAATAGCAAATAATCACTAGAACAGATTAACACTCTTTAAGCTAAAAGCTTGGGAGTGTTTTTTTTGATAATACAATTCTAATGAATCTGTACCCCTTTTATTTTTAGGAAAAAATAGTATAATAGTGAGCATGAGAAAAATAAGAATTAGAAAACGTCGTGTTTTATTAGGAATTATTGCTTTACTTTTTGTAGTAAGTGTCGGAGCAAGTTTTTATTTTTTCCATGTAGCACAAATTCGTGAAGAAAAATCATTCATTAATAATAATGGTCGTTCAAAAGACAATCCTCTCTACGCCTATGAGCAGAGTTTTGACCAACTGACAAAGGAAACGCTTTGGATGACCAACCAAGGTTTAAAACAAGATGCTTGGTATGTTCCTGCAGAAACAGCAACAAATAAAACGGTTATTGTTGTTCATGGTTTTACAAACGATAAGGAAGATATGAAGCCTTATGCATGGATGTTTCATGAGCTAGGTTACAATGTCCTTATGCCCGATAATATGTCGCATGGTGACAGCGAAGGGCAAATCATTGGATATGGCTGGAACGACCGCTTAAACGTCATAAAATGGGCGGAGCTGCTAGTTGAACAAAATTCAGACAGCGAAATTACCTTGTTTGGTGTTTCTATGGGAGCAGCAACGGTTATGATGGCTTCTGGTGAAGAAAGTTTGCCTGACCAAGTTGTTAATATTATTGAAGATTGTGGTTATAGTAGTGTCTGGGATGAGTTAAAATATCAAGCTAAAGAAATGTATAATCTCCCAGCTTTCCCAATTCTTTATGAAGTATCTGCCATTTCAAAAATTCGTGCAGGCTTTTCTTACGGTCAAGCAAGTAGTGTGAATCAATTAAAAAATAACACACGTCCAGTTCTTTTCATCCATGGCAGTGATGATACTTTTGTGCCAACAAGTATGGTTTACAAGAATTATCAAGCCACACAAGGCGAGAAAGAATTGTATATCGTTAAAGGTGCGGGACATGCCAAATCCTTTGAAACTGATCCTCAAGCATACATTGAAAAAATTTCAACTTTCTTGAAAAAATATGAAAAATAGTGTTGACAGCAAAAAGATAAGTTGATATAATTTTATATGTTGTTAAGGAACAGCGGAAATGGCGGAATTGGCAGACGCGCAGGACTAAGGATCCTGTGATCGCTTTAGATCGTGAGGGTTCAAGTCCCTCTTTCCGCAGAGCAGACAAGCAAAGGCTTGTCTTTTTTTGTTTTCAATGGAAAATAATAGTATGAAATAAGGCTTTCATTTTCAGTAAATTTTGTCATTTGTGGGCGTTTTTTCATAGAAAATCAGTCAAATTTCAAGTAACGCTAGCAATCTGATGAGATTTGTGATAAAATGTACGTGTAAAAGGGATTATCCCAAAAAATAAATAGGAGGCCTATATAATGGCAATCGTTTCAGCGGAAAAATTTGTCAAAGCAGCCCGTGACAACGGATATGCAGTTGGTGGATTTAACACAAACAACCTTGAATGGACTCAAGCAATTTTACGTGCAGCAGAAGCTAAAAAAGCTCCAATCCTTATCCAAACTTCAATGGGTGCTGCAAAATACATGGGTGGTTACAAACTTTGTAAAGCACTTATTGAAAACCTTGTAGAATCAATGGGTATCACTGTACCAGTTGCTATTCACCTTGACCACGGTCATTTTGAAGATGCATTAGAATGTATCGAAGTTGGTTACACTTCAGTTATGTTCGACGGTTCACACCTTCCACTTGAAGAAAACCTTGAAAAAGCTAAAGAAGTTGTTGCTAAAGCACACGCTAAAGGTATCTCAGTTGAAGCTGAAGTTGGTACTATCGGTGGTGAAGAAGACGGTATCATCGGTGACGGCGAACTTGCTCCAATCGAAGATGCTAAAGCTATGGTTGCTACAGGAATCGACTTCCTTGCAGCAGGTATCGGTAACATCCACGGTCCATACCCAGCAAACTGGAAAGGTCTTCACCTTGATCACCTTGAAAAATTAACTGCTGCTGTTCCTGGATTCCCAATCGTATTGCACGGTGGATCAGGTATCCCTGACGATCAAATTCAAGCAGCTATCAAACTTGGTGTAGCTAAAGTTAACGTTAACACTGAATGTCAACTTGCATTCGCTAAAGCTACTCGTAAATTTGTTGCTGAATACGAAGCAAACGAAGAAGAATACGATAAGAAAAAACTCTTCGACCCACGTAAATTCTTGAAACCAGGTTTCGAAGCTATTACAGAAGCTGTTGAAGAACGTATCGACGTATTTGGTTCAGCTAACAAAGCTTAATCAAACTTCGTTTCGTTAAAAAAACTTCCCAAACGGGAAGTTTTTTTTAGCTACTCAGTAGCTAAAAATAGAGTAAAGAATATCATTTACTATAAGGCATTGTTATATTGTAGACCACTTTTTTTGTGATATAATAAAAATATGGAAAAATATGAGATTTCAAGTCTGATTGACTTTATGACAATACTAAAAAAGATATCCTCAAGCAGTGAAAGTTTTTTCTTTAGAGGAGAAAGCGAAAAATATAAAACACCATTACTGGCTAGTGGTTATAGAAAAAATAAATTTCCAGAGTTATTAAAAAAAACGAAAAAAGAATATTTTAGAGAAGTTGGTTATTCTTTAGATTCCGATAGTAGAGAAAACTTTATAGCTTATTGTCAGCATCATGGTTTACCTACTGAACTAATAGATGTTACTGAAAACCCTTTAGTAGCATTGTATTTTGCATGTGAATCTAATAGGGATTCTGATGGAATTGTGTATGTTATTAAGAATGACACACATATTTCAGATCCTCTTACTTCTAAACTATTTGATAAAGAAGTTGATATAATTTCGATAAAAGAAGAGTTTAATATAGCAAGTCTATCCTTTCAGCAAAGTGGTGGCAGTTATATTAAATTCCAAAATACGCAATTCTATAATTTGATGTATGGAGATTTTTTTAGCCTTTTAATACTTGAAGATATTAATGATAATTATTCACATTTAAATTCGAAATTAAAATTATGTAAGTATATTTTAAAAGCTCATCGTAAAGGAGTTTTAGAAACAATAATTCATCATCAATCGAATATATTGAAAAATAAGGACAATATATATGAATTAATGGAGTTATTGGATAAATATAGTGAAAAAACAGAAATAGACGAGCTGGAAAAATTTTACTCTGAATTTAAAAGCTTAAAATTTACTAAGGAAGTTAAAATATATCCTGATAAAAATGAAAAAGATCCGCGCTATGATTTAATGTCTGAATTGGGGGATAATACACCTCTAATATTACTTTTTATAATGGCCTATGAAATAAGAGATGAGAAGTTTCCACCTTTTCCGAAAATTATTTATAAACCTTCAATAACCTTTGATAGATTAAAAAATCAGCAAGCTTTGTTTATTTATCAAATGAGTACTGACAAATATTCTATTTTAAATCCATCAGATGGCGACTCGGGTTTAAATGTTGTAAAAGAGGTAATTCAACAAATTGATTTTGATTATGAAATAATCATAAAAAGCAAAAATCAAATATTAAATGAATTAGACAGTATTGGAATAAATAGAAAATTCATATATCCAGATTCAGATAATATTGCTAAATATATCAAAGAGAAATATCGAATATAATTTTAGGTTTGATGAGTAGGGAAATTTATTGAATGGTTCGGGGAAACTGATAAGATTTAATGAAAAACCATATGGTAGTATAAAAACTAACAAAGCTTAATCAGACTTCGTTTCGTTAAAAAACTTCCCTTTTGGGAAGTTTTTTGAGTAAACTTAGCTCTTTTGTTGACAATTATTTAGTGAGTGCTATAATGAAC encodes:
- a CDS encoding class II fructose-bisphosphate aldolase; this translates as MAIVSAEKFVKAARDNGYAVGGFNTNNLEWTQAILRAAEAKKAPILIQTSMGAAKYMGGYKLCKALIENLVESMGITVPVAIHLDHGHFEDALECIEVGYTSVMFDGSHLPLEENLEKAKEVVAKAHAKGISVEAEVGTIGGEEDGIIGDGELAPIEDAKAMVATGIDFLAAGIGNIHGPYPANWKGLHLDHLEKLTAAVPGFPIVLHGGSGIPDDQIQAAIKLGVAKVNVNTECQLAFAKATRKFVAEYEANEEEYDKKKLFDPRKFLKPGFEAITEAVEERIDVFGSANKA
- a CDS encoding alpha/beta hydrolase — translated: MRKIRIRKRRVLLGIIALLFVVSVGASFYFFHVAQIREEKSFINNNGRSKDNPLYAYEQSFDQLTKETLWMTNQGLKQDAWYVPAETATNKTVIVVHGFTNDKEDMKPYAWMFHELGYNVLMPDNMSHGDSEGQIIGYGWNDRLNVIKWAELLVEQNSDSEITLFGVSMGAATVMMASGEESLPDQVVNIIEDCGYSSVWDELKYQAKEMYNLPAFPILYEVSAISKIRAGFSYGQASSVNQLKNNTRPVLFIHGSDDTFVPTSMVYKNYQATQGEKELYIVKGAGHAKSFETDPQAYIEKISTFLKKYEK
- a CDS encoding FRG domain-containing protein: MEKYEISSLIDFMTILKKISSSSESFFFRGESEKYKTPLLASGYRKNKFPELLKKTKKEYFREVGYSLDSDSRENFIAYCQHHGLPTELIDVTENPLVALYFACESNRDSDGIVYVIKNDTHISDPLTSKLFDKEVDIISIKEEFNIASLSFQQSGGSYIKFQNTQFYNLMYGDFFSLLILEDINDNYSHLNSKLKLCKYILKAHRKGVLETIIHHQSNILKNKDNIYELMELLDKYSEKTEIDELEKFYSEFKSLKFTKEVKIYPDKNEKDPRYDLMSELGDNTPLILLFIMAYEIRDEKFPPFPKIIYKPSITFDRLKNQQALFIYQMSTDKYSILNPSDGDSGLNVVKEVIQQIDFDYEIIIKSKNQILNELDSIGINRKFIYPDSDNIAKYIKEKYRI